From Dasypus novemcinctus isolate mDasNov1 chromosome 8, mDasNov1.1.hap2, whole genome shotgun sequence, the proteins below share one genomic window:
- the TESK1 gene encoding dual specificity testis-specific protein kinase 1 produces MAGERPPLRGPGPGPGEAPGEGASGPGGAGGGPGRGRPSSYRALRSAVSSLARVDDFHCAEKIGAGFFSEVYKVRHRQSGQVMVLKMNRLPSNRGNTLREVQLMNRLRHPNILRFMGVCVHQGQLHALTEYMNGGTLEQLLSSPETLSWPVRLRLALDIARGLRYLHAKGVFHRDLTSKNCLVRREDRGFTAVVGDFGLAEKIPVYREGARKEPLAVVGSPYWMAPEVLRGELYDEKADVFAFGIVLCELIARVPADPDYLPRTEDFGLDVPAFRTLVGDDCPLPFLLLAIHCCSMEPSARAPFTEITQHLEWILEQLPEPASLTRVSLTHNLGSVPRGGPSATLPRPDLRLSRSRSDLFLPPSPGSPPNWGDNLIRVNPFSLREDLRGGKIKLLDTPSKPVGPLPLVPPSPLSSTHLPLVTTPETLVQPGTPARRCRSLPSSPELPRRMETALPGPGPPPVGPSAEEQMECEGSSPEPEPPGPARQLPLAVATDNFISTCSSASQPWSPRSGPPLNNNPPPVVVSSPQGWAGEPWNRAQHSLPRAAALERTQPSPPPSAPREPDEGLPCPGCCLGPFSFGFLSMCPRPTPAVARYRNLNCEAGSLLCHRGHHAKPPTPSLQLPGARS; encoded by the exons ATGGCCGGGGAGCGGCCCCCACTGCGGGGCCCTGGGCCGGGGCCCGGAGAGGCGCCGGGGGAAGGGGCTTCGGGGCCGGGGGGCGCCGGCGGAGGCCCGGGCCGGGGCCGCCCCTCCTCCTACCGGGCTCTGCGCAGCGCCGTGTCCAGCCTGGCGCGCGTGGACGATTTCCACTGCGCCGAGAAGATCGGGGCCGGCTTCTTCTCTGAGGTCTACAAG GTTCGGCACCGACAGTCAGGGCAAGTCATGGTGCTGAAGATGAACAGACTCCCCAGTAACCGGGGAAACACGCTACGGGAGGTGCAGCTGATGAACCGGCTCCGGCACCCCAACATCCTGAG GTTCATGGGGGTCTGTGTGCACCAGGGGCAACTGCACGCTCTCACAGAG TACATGAATGGGGGAACCCTGGAACAGCTGCTCAGCTCCCCAGAAACCCTATCCTGGCCTGTCAGGCTCCGCCTGGCTCTGGACATTGCCCGTGGCCTGAGGTACCTGCATGCCAAAGGTGTATTCCACCGAGACCTCACATCCAAG AACTGTCTGGTCCGTCGTGAAGACCGAGGCTTCACAGCTGTTGTGGGTGACTTCGGGCTGGCTGAAAAGATTCCTGTCTATAG GGAAGGAGCAAGGAAGGAGCCATTGGCTGTGGTGGGTTCACCATACTGGATGGCTCCGGAGGTGTTGCGGGGTGAGCTGTATGATGAGAAG GCTGATGTCTTTGCCTTTGGGATTGTCCTCTGTGAGCTCATTGCCCGAGTACCTGCAGACCCTGACTACCTGCCCCGTACCGAG GACTTTGGCCTGGATGTGCCTGCCTTCCGAACCCTGGTAGGAGATGACTGCCCACTACCTTTCCTGCTCCTGGCCATCCACTGCTGCAGT ATGGAACCCAGCGCCCGTGCCCCCTTCACTGAAATCACCCAGCACCTGGAATGGATCCTGGAGCAGCTGCCTGAGCCAGCCTCCCTCACCAGGGTTTCCCTGACACACAATCTGG GGTCTGTTCCAAGAGGGGGTCCCTCTGCCACACTTCCTAGGCCAGACCTCCGGCTCTCACGAAGCCGGTCAGACCTCTTCCTGCCCCCATCACCAGGATCACCTCCCAACTGGGGGGACAATCTGATTCGAGTCAACCCCTTCTCATTACGGGAAGACCTCAGGGGTGGCAAGATCAAGCTCCTGGACACACCCAGCAAGCCAGTTGGCCCCCTGCCCCTGGTACCACCATCACCTCTGTCCTCCACCcacctgcccttggtgaccactCCAGAGACCCTGGTCCAGCCTGGAACACCTGCCCGCCGCTGCCGTTCCCTGCCCTCGTCTCCTGAGCTCCCCCGACGTATGGAGACAGCACTGCCAGGTCCTGGCCCTCCCCCGGTAGGCCCCTCGGCTGAAGAGCAGATGGAGTGTGAGGGCAGCAGCCCTGAGCCAGAACCCCCAGGACCAGCCCGCCAGCTGCCCCTGGCTGTGGCCACAGACAACTTCATCAGCACTTGTTCTTCGGCCTCCCAACCCTGGTCCCCCAGATCAGGACCTCCCCTCAACAATAACCCCCCACCTGTGGTGGTGAGCTCCCCACAAGGTTGGGCTGGGGAGCCCTGGAACCGGGCCCAGCACAGCCTGCCCCGGGCAGCAGCCCTGGAGCGGACACAACCCTCACCACCCCCTTCAGCCCCCCGGGAGCCCGATGAGGGGCTGCCCTGTCCTGGCTGCTGCCTCGGCCCCTTCAGCTTTGGCTTCCTATCCATGTGCCCCCGCCCCACACCAGCTGTTGCCCGCTACCGCAACCTGAACTGTGAGGCGGGCAGTCTTCTCTGCCACCGAGGACACCACGCCAAGCCACCCACGCCCAGCCTGCAGCTGCCTGGGGCACGCTCTTAG
- the CD72 gene encoding B-cell differentiation antigen CD72 isoform X2: MPSAPVGPPSSDAHGPGDKAGVKSEPPTKAWSSVTSSAAGRNFPSCAACTQYLLLGLLLTCLLLAVAAICLGVRFLQVSQQLQKMNRVLEATNSSLLQHLHLKITQLEQRERDLKESRRELAQSQEALQAEQEGHQAAEGQLQACQSTRERTEENLQLEKAQKNTLEQRLSRVHDKLKPLFTCTESCCPVGWISNKKRCFYFSSTKKSWEESQSHCKSLSSDLAKFEDRYYGYYGSSLHQLLMSASGVSDSYWINIKYTWSSSGGIDTQYPTCAKAVKKLWLQVQDEACRTLLPFICEMAAFRYPDEDYLL; encoded by the exons GGGTCAAGTCAGAGCCGCCAACTAAGGCCTGGAGTTCGGTGACGTCATCAGCGGCGGGGCGGAATTTCCCGA GCTGCGCCGCCTGCACGCAGTACCTCCTCCTCGGCCTGCTCCTCACCTGCCTGCTCTTAGCTGTAGCCGCTATCTGCCTGGGCGTGCGCT TTCTGCAGGTGTCTCAGCAGCTCCAGAAGATGAACAGAGTTCTGGAAGCCACTAACAGCAGCCTGCTGCAGCACCTCCACCTAAAGATAACCCAGCTGGAGCAGAGGGAACGGGATCTAAAGGAGTCCAGGAGGGAGCTGGCCCAGAGTCAGGAAGCACTGCAGGCAGAACAAGAGGGTCACCAGGCTGCTGAAGGGCAGTTACAGGCCTGCCAGTCCACTAGGGAGAGGACAGAGGAGAACTTGCAACTTGaaaaggcacagaagaacactttGGAGCAGAGGCTAAGCAGAGTGCATGACAAACTGAAGCCCCTCTTCACATGCACAG AATCTTGCTGTCCCGTGGGATGGATATCAAACAAGAAAAGATGCTTTTACTTCTCATCTACTAAGAAAAGTTGGGAGGAGAGCCAAAGTCATTGCAAATCTCTGTCTTCTGACCTGGCCAAATTTGAAGACCGGTATTATGGATATTATGGA AGCTCCTTACATCAGCTGTTGATGTCAGCAAGTGGTGTAAGTGATTCATACTGGATCAACATTAAATATACCTGGAGTTCGAGTGGtgg GATTGATACGCAATACCCAACATGTGCTAAGGCAGTTAAAAAACTGTGGTTACAAGTGCAGGACGAGGCATGTCGGACTCTTCTTCCCTTCATCTGTGAGATGGCAGCTTTCAGGTATCCAGATGAAGACTACTTGCTCTGA